From the genome of Rhinoderma darwinii isolate aRhiDar2 chromosome 1, aRhiDar2.hap1, whole genome shotgun sequence:
GATTTTGGAGAAAGCCCTTCAGCTTGTTGGGGCAGAGCAGCTCGAAGCTCTCAAAGCCTTTGTAGAAGCAAGTAAGATTTATGGTGTAACAAAGCCTAGTGATTGTGTTCCTAAAATGCAATTCAGTGAAAAGTAAATATATAATGGATTGCATTATTTTTCCACTCGAGTTTATAGTACTGTGATTTTATGAGACCTTTTATTCCGTAAGTATTTGTACTCTGAATATTTGTTTATTGAGCTCTTCTCCTGTTTCCAGTGGTGAATGAGAACGTCAGTCTAGTGATTTCCCGCCAGTTGCTCACAGACTTTTGCACGCACCTTCCAAGTCTGCCTGATGGTATTGCCAAAGAGATTTACCATTTCACCTTAGAAAAGATCCAGCCACGAGTCATTTCTTTTGAAGAGCAGGTGAGCGCGCGCGCGCCGCACGCGTACTGTCTTGTATTATTACTCAGTCATTGTGCGGCTATTTGATGGCAATATTTATCTATAGGTCGCATCAATTAGGCAGCACTTGGCGACGATTTATGAGAAGGAGGAAGACTGGAGGAACGCGGCACAAGTATTAGTCGGGATACCATTGGAAACGGGACAGAAGTGAGAATATGatcagttgtgtttttttttttaatgacaaatTATAACTTACGTTGTTGACTGAATATATTGTTTTTTCCTGAAGACAGTACAATGTTGACTATAAACTGGAAACCTACCTGAAGATTGCTCGGCTATACTTGGAGGACGATGATCCGGTACAAGCTGAAGCATACATAAACCGGGCCTCCTTACTACAGAATGAGTCGACTAATGAGCAGCTTCAAATCCACTATAAGGTACTGGAGCAGTCCCAGAAACATCCGGAGCCTAGGAGAGACCAATTCCTTAGATGTACCTCCTGCACTCCTGGGCACAATTTCCCTATATGCTGCAGCCATGTGTAGGTGATCCTGGGATTTTGCATTTGACAGTTCATTGTGGCTTCTGTTACGAAAGCCACAACGCTCTGCCGCATCCATTTTACGATCAGCGCCTGACCGATCACACTGACTTACATTGGGGTCTGTTGTTTTGAAATAAGCCTCTGACCCAGATTTGAAAAGAGCCTTATCTGCACTATTTGTGTTCCCGCCATGGTTCAGCGCTTTAAATGTGATCATTGAAAATCGTATTAAAATCCCAATTTTTTTCTTCTTGCGTTGTACAGTACcttgttgcagaattttgcaGTGGGAACATGGGCGAAATTCTAGGCAAGCTTTAGATTTTTCTGCAGAGTTTTTACACTGTTTGTAAATGGCTTTCTTAAAATCCCTTTCACTTCCATTGTACGGTAATTTGATGCAGAATTTCAGAGCAAACTCGACAACTTAAATTCCGCCACAAATCCgcgatgtgtgaacccagcctagctAATTTGTAGATGGATATGATCGTTTTATTTCTGGCACAGAAATGTGCACTCAATGCATTTATTCTGTCTAGGTTTGTTATGCCCGGGTTTTAGACTACAGAAGGAAGTTCATAGAAGCTGCACAAAGGTACAACGAACTGTCGTACAAAACCATAGTGCATGAAACAGAACGGATGGAAGCGCTTAAGCATGCGCTGCACTGTACTATCCTCGCTTCTGCAGGTAAGCTATATGAAATCGTAAAGAGGGATATTAAAACTCTAAGCTTCAGTTACACAGTTGACTATACATATGAATGGACATGGTGCagtgcttaaagggattgtccaggagttagaaaaatatgtctggtTTCTTCCAGAAACCGTGCCACACCTGCCCACCGTTTGTGTACGGTATTGCAGCTTATccctatttatttcaatggagctgagctgcaataaaagacacaacccatggacaggtgtggcactgttttttttgaatgaaggcagccatgtttttctaatcctgtccaATCCCTTTAAGTGATGCTGTGGATTTGCCAGATGCCCCTCCTGCTGACAATAGTTTattgtaaaggggggggggggggttcaatcCCTGTACCGACCCATTTAATTCTTGAAGTATTTATTTGAGCAATGGTTTGATGTATTTACATTGTGATCACCATGAAAACTGCGACCGCTCAGCTAGTTTTGTACAGAAGCTTATGTCATTTTGTTCATAGGACAGCAACGTTCCCGAATGTTGGCGACACTGTTTAAAGACGAGCGTTGCCAACAGCTTTCTGCCTATGGAATTCTGGAGAAAATGTACCTTGACCGAATCATCCGAGGAAACCAACTGCAAGAGTTTGCTGCTATGCTCATGCCGCATCAGAAAGCAACTACTGGTGATGGTAAGATAACCATTCTATAGCAAGGATCGGTATGAGCATATTTTAAGAATAATATTGTGCTGATCCTAATTGACCTGTCGGCACTTATGGTTGTATTCCAGCAGGGATGGGGTAGAATGGAGCAACAGATTGAGGTTAGATAATAGAAGTCCTCATcatatagaaggaaaaaaaacatgaaGCGCATTAATAGCCACTTGGAAATGGTTTATTCTTCACTCTTCATACCATTGACTACTTGTCTTGTATTCTTGTCTGAGGATGAATGAAATTGGGGCTCATGAATGGTAAATTCTGCTCATGTGATGCAGTTATGGAATATTTCCTTCTCTTTCTAACTTAAGGATCAAGTATCTTGGATAGAGCGGTTATAGAGCATAATTTACTGTCCGCAAGCAAACTGTACAACAATATCACATTTGAGGAGCTTGGAGCATTACTAGAAATTCCTGCTGCCAAGGTAAGTTGCCATGTATGTGAGTTACAAGATGCCAGAACAGCAATAATAGTTGTAAAAGTCATGAAACGCGTGTCATGCAATATTTTCCGTTCTACAGGCAGAGAAGATCGCGTCTCAAATGATTACAGAGGGTCGAATGAACGGATTTATTGATCAGATTGATGGCATTGTTCACTTTGAAAGTAAGTCAGTTGGATCATTGAGCAACACAGCGTAGAGTCAATAAGTtcaaataaaatattacaaaatCGTCTAGTAATGTCTGGATTAACTTTTTAAAGCTTCACTAATTCGTGCATGTTCCCAAATGCTAGATTTCCAGCTTAAGTCTCCTGACTCGATTGCCATGTTGGGGGGTCATTTATAGGTCTATACTTCTCAACCTTTTTCTAGTTCCTGCATTGGTCACTGCTAACAGGCGGAGCACATAGCGCTATTATAAGTGCCCACTTGCTATATGCGTGAAGCGAAGGGAGAAAAACTGTcaccagggattattttttttccaccgtgATGACTGGCTTTGTCCAGCTATGACCTACTTATAGCagttgtttgtgtatttttgttatACAATGTATTGTTTCAAGATcgtgtggtaaaatttgttcaaccggtaaaaaaaaatatataaaaatcttcATCGAATGTGAAGCTAATTTGACCTTTTTTGGGTTTGCATCCTCAGCTCGTGAAGCTTTACCTACATGGGACAAACAGATCCAGTCTTTATGTTTCCAAGTCAATAACCTTCTAGAAAAGATCAGCCAGACAGTGCCAGAGTGGACGGCACAGGCCATGGAGGCTCAGATGGCCCAGTGAAGACTAgacccatgtttttttttttctgctttagaAATATAAAGGATCCCTTGTCAAACTGTGTGATAACAATGCACTTTGTGGActtttgtaaacattttgtttTTCCTTCAACAACTATTGGATGTCATGGAAGTTTCGACCGCAATAAGTCAGGGAATGTATGTGTAAGACAATGCAGCGGTGTTTATGTAGCATACACCTGAAATAAAGGTCATTTCTTTGTCCAGCCTGCCTTCATCTTTTATTTCTTTCTTtaaaaatttttgtaaaaattttattCTGCTCCTGAACcacagggtatgccataaatttctgatAAGCGTGGTTCCCTTGACCCACATTCTGCAAGCCAATGCATACATCGAGGAGGAGCTCAGGTAACACCTCATGGTGGCCGTGCATCCTTGGCTGTTTCCTTCACTCTTATAGGCTTCAATCGAGAGACCATGGCCACCGGGTCTTTGTTTGAAATTGGCAACCTTGACTTGCAGTACTGAGGTCAAGGAGACCTATCCGacatggcatatttttttttatttgtaagaaacaaaGCTTGCCGTAGAACTCAGTGTTCTCCaatgctgtgttttttgttttttttaaatctcgttTCAGCATCATTCTGTAATTCAGCATGGGTGCCATAATGTACCTGTGATGCCTAGAAGCTGTTCCAAGCCTCAGGATCATATAATCTTTTGGGAGGGTAGACACTGAACAGCCCTTTTAAAAAGGACCTATCatctgaccaaaaaactgcatctAATATctgttcgattttttttttttttttggcccctGACAAACTCtggcttttttgtttttccctagcTCTCACCTGAGGTATCCGTGAAATTGGTTTTGGTGcccaatatgcaaatgaggcctttaaCTGTCAAGTGGGTGGCTAACACTGCTCACTTGCCAAGGCGTAAccacccacttgacagtcaattgCCTCATCTGCATATTGGGCACCAAAATGAATGACATCCatatctcaggaacggtgggaactagaagaaaaaaaaaatctttgaggCACTGGCAATCTGAGATCAACTTTTTTTTGGTATTCAAGAGTCAATATTTTAGTGTGGATTCCATACTGTTAGCTCTTATATCTGTGACTTATAATAATCACAATTAATACGTGCCGTGCCTCATTATAACCCTCTAAAATTAATCATCATTGGACGTACTAGAAAATGTGGTTAGAAGTTGAATCATTTGTGTTGGGCCGGTGTTCATCTTCACTGCTGCAATGGAGCTCAGAACTATCTGGTCACTTAGGGCTGACTGTTTTTGTGAAAATTTTTTGCTCCTAATAAAAATGGCATTCTGATGTTTTTTGGGGGAATCATTAAATATACTACAGGACATGGCCAGGATGTACAGTAACAATAAGACATTTAATCAGCGATGACCTAAAATTTTTTAGCATACGACCTATCTTTATGGAGATGGAGCAAATTTCCGTAATAGCTTATGGTCCTATGTATTGTAATGGAACAGGAAACTGTTGAAAATTGgagcaactttgcaaatgatcttgattaaaaacaatttgGTCTTTActctgtttccatggtaacagactacaaacaagcgcTGTGTAGACAGATACCGCAGTCCTACTTCCTttaatctgtcccctacttcttactaACATACCAAATGTTTGTATCTGAGAAGTAAGGGAAAGAGGGTAGGGAGCATCATCAGACCACAGTGTTTGTTTGTAGTCCATAACCTTGGTGacacacaggtctgcataggCGCTATAAACGCAACAATAGGATATTTTTAACCAGTTGCTGTTCACCAATAGACTATAATCGTCTGGGCAGTCCGCACTTAACTCTGCAGTGACATtctagaacgtcctgcagagaTCGCTTGTTTGCCACTCCCCGGCGGCATTTAGCTCTGATACACCTGTATTACTGAGCTTTTACCTGAAGGCAAAgcagtgtggtctccggtcatgtgattgcTGTGGGAGCCGGTCACAGCGATCGCAGAAAAGTTTGTTACAACGAATGGGAGAAGTTTGTTACTATCTTCTCTGGCAggctgccagagagggagaataATGTATTATGGGTGTGTTCACAACGGCGTTCGGGTTTAGTTgatgggttccgctagacctttccgTCTTAGAAAGCcattaacggaaaggcaaaccatagcttctgtttgcattaccactgatttccgtggtaatgcttcctttgcaaatggtttctgttttcttttttttatggaaacAATAGAgtggtcgactgcgctattgtttccgcccaaaaaactgaagCCTTATGGAATTAAAGCAAACGGAAAGCATTTGCATCGGAAGCATTACCATGgaaatcagtggtaatgcaaacagaagctatggtttccgtttgcctttctgttaatGGGTTTCTCCAACGGAAAGGTCTAGCGGAATCCATTAACGGAACCCCAATGCTtgtgtccgactcccggcacccctgctgatcagctgttttgaagcgctgcatccccttcatttcctttactgctcacactgaattGGAAACACATTTGTAGTGGTGGTACACCGTATTACAgtcttcacttcaatgggagaaggcagtAATACTATGAACCTCTGTCGGTGatttacagtgtgagcagtaaaggaaatgaaggggaagcggagctcgtccccttcaaaacaactgattggtgggggtactgGGAGACAGACCCCGactgaaattgatggcctatcctgaggataggccatcaattttttgggactggacaacccctttcacaGTGTTTTGGCTCTTCACAACATCTGCGATGGTTGTATGGTGTCAGCAATCCAGCTTtagaaaatttgctctccaaaagccagtttgcgtaccattcattgtaagctccaccTTGTGCCTagcgtgtaaaaaaaacgcacaCGTGTTTTGGTATTGCAGAAGTCGCCGCATATATATTCAGCTGTGTCTAccaagtggcatgcaccagatgtcaaaaaacAATCATATGTGGACACcattcctaattattgagtttctTTCACCCACACCGATTGTAAATTAagtacataaaatcaagcacacatatGACTCGTACAGTGGCTTTGAACATGGCACTGTCATGGAAGGCCACCTTTGACAAGTTGATCTGTGAAGCTTCTGATCTGCTAAACCTGCCCTGCTCcattgtaagtgctattattgttaagtggaagcgtctaggagtaaCCGTTTAGGCACAGAGCAGTAGATGACACAAGCTCACACAGGCTGCCGAGTGCAAGGGCATGGCACATTAAAATCCCCTATCCTCTGTTATATCACTCGCTACAGCGTCCCTttggccgtgtgcatgaagccaCCGATCACCTTGCACAATCCAAAGGATCGGCTGGGGTGGTGTACAGCTCGCCGACACTggggcagtggaaacgtgttctctggagcgATGAATAATGTTTTACTATCTGACATATCTGGGTTTGGTGGATTCCGAGAGAACGCTACCTACCTAAATGCATAGGAGGGATAATgctctggggctgtttttctggatTTGGGATAGGGCCCTTATTTGAAGCGAACACTAATGGTAAtgaatataaaatacattttagacaACTATATGTTTCCAActatgtgggaacagtttggggaaggtccttTCCTGCTCCAGCAAGCCCAGGTCCATTACAACatggtttggtgtggaggaattcAAGTTGCCTGCACAAAGCCCTGACTTCAATCCTATCGAACACCGTTAGGATGAACTGGTATGCTGACTGCGAGCCAGACCTTcttatccaacatcagtgtctgatctcaaaattgctcttttggctgaataggCAAATTCccgcagacacactccaaaatcttatgGAAAGCCTTCCCGGAAGCTGTTATATTCACAAAAGGGCTCCAACTTCATGTTAACAGCTGTGGTTTGGGAACGggatccaacaagctcatataggtgtcatGGTCAGgtttccacatacttttggctagATAGTGGGGAAATAAAATGGATTGCCTCTCCTCAGGAGGCGAGTTCCAAACCTCTTTACAAATTAAGCTGTTTAGTCCTCTgtccaggatcctcatctcttgcccagagtggttacaaagagtgtctcccgCTCTGGAGATCCTGTCCTCTTGAATGATTTTAAAGggtactgtgtaatacttaatttgccctgtggtagcgttgcagggaaattgaacacttagggtatgtgcacacgagcgtcaattacggctgaaattacggagctgttttcaggagaaaacagctcctgcattttagacataattgctcgtacttgcgttttgcaaggcgtcaattacggccgtaatttggagctgttcttcattgaaatcaatgaaataaggctcaaattacgtcccaagaagtgtcctgcacttctttgacgacgctgttattttacgcgctgtcttttgacatcgACGCGTTAAATTACAGGTcgccggcaaacccattgaaatgaataggcagatgtttgccgacgtatttgagctgtgttttcaggcgtaattcaaggcgtaaaacgcctagtttacgcctgaaaataggtcgtgtgaacccagccttactgccaggtttcccacaGAAAACAGCTGAACAGCAGGAGgttactttgtgatcagcttattatcaaGAAACCTTTCTAACAAGTAGATATTGtctaaagtggagaacccctttaaattctctGAGTGCATCCAGTAATGTGAAAAATAAGTTATAAAACAGTGAGTGGTTGCCATGGCTACATTCAGGATCAGGACACATGTAAATACCGGTGAAAATCattggttgtcggcagcacatctccccatgtaaacagggaTATGGAGACCGTAATTGAACTAGGCACTAACGATTGTTCGTCACATACAGTAGCAATGATTGCTTCATGAAAGCTGGTCGCCGGTTACAACTAAAAACAATCACATCTAATTTCCCGTTTTCAGCTGAGCTGTTAGTCAAACTGTCCTGACGTAATCGGCTTAgatggcaagatacagctttcatgtacacaggatacatagaaggtgtatctcaaaaaacacttttttttttatatataaaaaaaacaatttaaaagttgtttaaaatcacataatacattgttttatttaaataaaaaaatcagtgcaaaagtgtacatagcgtttaactcaataataacagagctcctaagctccctctagtggtagctgcaggaagCCACAATAttatcttttaaatctatgtctatgctgggatttggagctttgtatcagaaaagcaGCTCCACCCAACAAAAAGACATATTAGAAATTTACCAGAACAGAATTTTGGACGTAAAAACAACAtgataaaaggtggacattcaaaCCATAAATCCTAATGGGATGACCAATTGGATTTTAAAGCTGCATGtatattaaaggttttttttttcttacaacaaGTTCAGATTGGATACTTCCTCACAAAAGTTTTACATGGCCTTTAACACACCTAGTACTATAATAGGCTGTGCATCATTGATGATGTGCACAACTTGATGGACAGGCTAAAGCCCTATGGAGTTTCACTAAACCGATTGACATTTTGATTATGAGCTGTGGCACGACAAATCCTTGATTTTATTTGATTCTTGTGATTTCCACAGATTGCCCAGAACAATGCCTAGGAAAAGTAAAAACCCCACTGTGCGATTTGATGTAAACTTCTTCCAGCAATCATCCGAACTGTTTATATCCAAGGTGTAAATCTAAACAAAAGCAGACAGGACAATATTACTTCTCATGGAATAGATTTAATAATATAGATACTACAGTTGGTCCTGGACATTAGATTTTGGCTTTGTTTCAAGAGGGTCTACCaaaaatgttatatatacacGACCTGTCAAATCTTCACTCGAGCGCTGCCAATGAGGGAAACAAAGGAATAACAGAATACATTTTCTCATAGGATACTTTTGTTTGAGATCAGCAGCGCCAGAGTTGTCTGGTAGCTGCTTTTTTCCCCTGTTCTATTTAACGCTTTTTATGACCAAATAaggctttctttttatttaaaattggagCGGATAATAATACATTAAGTTATTATTTAGGGGAAAATGGTCggaaacaggaaaaaatacaGAAATTCCTAATTTTTCCATGTTCTGCTTTAAGCTACTTTGTTCAATGAATAATATTTTTGTACAATAATAAATCCTCTAATTCTCCCACACATAGCGATGTCAAATATGTGTAGATTGTATAATAAATGACGTCGCTATAGTGCCGAGGACAAAAACCCTATTTTAGCTGTAAATGTATCTCCCTCCCTTAGCTTTGGACACAGCATCTGTACATGGATAATCATcatacaaatacaatttttttttagtaaaggtGCAAAGGTAGATAGTGCTGGGGTAGAACAGACTAAAATTGGTGGACAGGGGTAATTATTCTATGTTTGTGATATCGTACATAATGTGTGAGAGGATTGTATTAATGCCGGAGCACCTGGCGCCCATGCAAAACTAATTGGTCTCATGCATTGAGTAAAATTGGTGCGTGTGAGTTCAAAGagatgtgcaatttttttttgggcggggggaggcttttttctaattttattttttgacaattttatgtatttataatttttttttaatttggggtTACAGGTTAGCAGGCAACACATTATCTATGTGTTCCCTGCTGTCCCCATATAGAGATCTAATGGTAACCGTGATCTACAGTGATCTATAGGTAACAGCCTATTACAtcacggttagggtatgttcacacacagtgttttcaagcgtatttcggggggcgtttacgcctcgaaaaacggaagctgaacgcctacaaacatctggccat
Proteins encoded in this window:
- the COPS4 gene encoding COP9 signalosome complex subunit 4 — its product is MAASVRQDLTHLMSSSGSHKDLAGKYRQILEKALQLVGAEQLEALKAFVEAMVNENVSLVISRQLLTDFCTHLPSLPDGIAKEIYHFTLEKIQPRVISFEEQVASIRQHLATIYEKEEDWRNAAQVLVGIPLETGQKQYNVDYKLETYLKIARLYLEDDDPVQAEAYINRASLLQNESTNEQLQIHYKVCYARVLDYRRKFIEAAQRYNELSYKTIVHETERMEALKHALHCTILASAGQQRSRMLATLFKDERCQQLSAYGILEKMYLDRIIRGNQLQEFAAMLMPHQKATTGDGSSILDRAVIEHNLLSASKLYNNITFEELGALLEIPAAKAEKIASQMITEGRMNGFIDQIDGIVHFETREALPTWDKQIQSLCFQVNNLLEKISQTVPEWTAQAMEAQMAQ